The following DNA comes from Camelina sativa cultivar DH55 chromosome 14, Cs, whole genome shotgun sequence.
ACTGGAAACCGATGCAACATTAGGAAAAGCCTGAGAGAAGATAGACATACAAGTACAAAAAAATCAAGCTCCAATAAATGCATGATCATATTAAATGGTACACAAATGTACTCGGCTATAGCGCCAAGAGAATCTAGTCTATATGCATCACAGGGGAACAAAAATACAAGCAAAATGACTCGTTACCTAATGGTGACTCTTGGCGACACAATTTCATATGTGATCTGTCAAATGTCATATGTCAAATCTAGTACATATTCAAGTGGCTACAGATTTACCTTCCACCATAAAGTAAAAATCCAAGGGCGACGAACAATGAAGCACCTACAATTATATTCACAAGAGAGTTGACACAAGTAAAGTACTAATGTACTATATAGCAAGACAAATATAGTGTAACCATTCCTGAGTGAAATTAGATGGAAGCAGATTACCTGCTAAGAACATCTTAGATATGATAACCAAAACTCCAACAGGCTTCCACCACAAAACCAACCAAAGAGATATCTGAAAGTTATACAACAAAATTCCCTTTTGAGTTTCACAAACTTCTTTTAGATTGCacaaacaaaattgtatatattaaatataccTGAACTACATATACAATTGCATTAATCATGAAGAAGCTTGACTTTAGTCCATCACTGGGTAACGAACGTGCCTATCCAGTCAAAGAGTATGGAGTAAATATGGGAaccaaagaaggaaaaagaataataagattCAGAATTTACGTCATGGTAAATTCCAGCCCAGAAGAGAATCAGAGCAGCATAGGTTGTCAAGAAACCAAGACTTGGAATATCAAGCAAGATATGTTGCATAATCtacaaaataacaatcaaaGTTATACAAATTTAGAATGGCTGACATAAAAATTTTGTAGtgtttaaattggttttttggatcttatatttttttgaagtttataccaatttttagatgaaaaatagaaagctaaaatcaaatattaattttaaaaatacaagcATTGAAGACAGCCTTAAACtacaatgatgatgaagaagacccTTCACCTGTGAATGCATGTTCCACACATTCCGCCTGAAGACAAATACCACAGCCCTAACTGCGAGATAGAACACGATGAGCAAAAtcaattaacaaataacaataaaatctaTGAAAACACAAAGAAGTTAAATCACAATTCACAGCAAGCACCAACCTCCACCCACCACGAAATGGAGAAAGTGAAAGACCTTTTGTGTCGTCCAGACATAATCTGGAACTCGCAATTGTAATCTCACAAGTTGAATCTAACAAGCCAAAACATTAGTTCATAGTTTCAAAGATGTTCAAGAACGAGAAATAAAAGCTCAAGATttgccaaaaaataaataaataaataaataaaagctcAAGAAAGCACGTAGTAGTACCACAGAGCGGATGGAAACGAGTCCGTAGAGAATAGCGAGGACATAGAAGATCCGATCCTGCCAAATCGGCGAATCATTCACATCCGACCACCAACTCGAAGAATACGATATCATATCTCCGACACGTGTTGCGTAATCTCTACGTCGTCTATGGAGACAAACGTTTCAGTTTAATTTCTTCTCAATTAATTTAGCTCTCgatgatcttttcttttttgaatcaCCTCTTcttgtaatattattttgttattttcctgATCGGCAATAACAAACACAAATATTAAGAACGGTCGATGTAGGAGACGTGAGAGATTGAGGaaaataatatcttattatGTATAGTTTTGACTTGGTTTCAAAGCTAATGACACGTGTTTATCAATCAGATTTCAAAAAATGCAAAATGCAAAAATCTATCAACTTTTCAAATACGTCCTCATTGCAAGTGTTGTGTATAGTGGTAATCGTAATTAATTTTGGAAACTTATTTATAAATAGAATGCTATCAAAACTCGATCAGTGATGGAAATTTTACACCGTAAAATCCCTTTACTGATGTGGATGAATGTTGCTTGAGACCTTCGAGCATTAAAGCCTCAAAAGGGCTGTGGCCTCTTCCTTTACTCACGTCTTGGATATCACGTAGTGATGTTTGATAATTGAATCTACCATTTTTTACTCTTCTAATCACAATTTAGAGCTTTTAGTCTCTGCTATCCACTTTCATTGTCTATATGTATAGTGTATACagatataaacataattatatagttGATTGGCATGTTTCATGGACTCCATTAGTTTATagtttattgcttttgtttcttttctcggAAGATACCTTTTCATTACCGTTAAATATTGCAATAGAGTTGACGTTGACCTTGTTAGATTGGTAGAGATTGCATACATGTTTACATAGCCTTTTGTACATAGTCCTCCAAACTCGtaactttaacaaaaataaagatagatagttttACTGTTTTAGATATACAGATGCAGTAATTTTTAAACGATGTTATTATCGAATTCATTTCgctaacacaaattaaaaaaaaaaactctatattgCTATTTATTAGGCTTAGGATATATGTAAATCAACTATCTCCTATATTCTCGTAGATACGATCCTATCGTCTAGCTAGGCAACTCATTGTGTATAAATACCTTGTGCACATATTGAATACAACAACACATTAAATTCGTATATCAAAATATTTCATGGTATCAGAACATTAAGTTTCTGtgacctatttttttttacaactccTGCCGTCACCGCCATTGTTCTTCAACAACCGCCGTCGCCGCTAAATCTCTTTTAAACGCTGCTACCGCCGTTGTTTGTTCACAACCGCCGTCAATGCACCTATTTCTGTTTTATCCGGTTCTCTTCTACGACTCTCCTATGGCGACTCCTCCACAAACACAAGTGGTTGTTGCACCACCACCTTCACCGTATCAACTCAGTTCCTCCGACAACCCAGGAGCTTTGATATTTTCTGTGATTCTACAAGAAGACAATTACTCTGAATGGGCCATTAAGTTATGCAACTCGTtgcaagcaaaacataagctgGGTTTTG
Coding sequences within:
- the LOC104742723 gene encoding tobamovirus multiplication protein 3-like translates to MISYSSSWWSDVNDSPIWQDRIFYVLAILYGLVSIRSVIQLVRLQLRVPDYVWTTQKVFHFLHFVVGGVRAVVFVFRRNVWNMHSQIMQHILLDIPSLGFLTTYAALILFWAGIYHDARSLPSDGLKSSFFMINAIVYVVQISLWLVLWWKPVGVLVIISKMFLAGASLFVALGFLLYGGRLFLMLHRFPVESKGRKRKMKEVGFVTTICFTCFLIRCIMMCVAVFYEGANLDVMDHPILNLIYYVLVEILPASLVLFILRALPPKQD